The following proteins are co-located in the Brevibacillus laterosporus DSM 25 genome:
- a CDS encoding GNAT family N-acetyltransferase, which translates to MNTVQIFPKLETTRLILRQLQPSDAPAIFHYFSKDEVMKYYDLETFTELEQAENIISLFNERFLEKQGIRWGITHKADDVVIGTCGYHNVNKEHSKAEIGYELSPEYWQQGIMSEAIQAIVAFGFSQWNLNRIEAFIDPENEGSRKLLTKTGLREEGFLKEYFFEKGCFVDAVIFAILRSEFDNKR; encoded by the coding sequence ATGAATACTGTACAAATCTTTCCGAAACTTGAAACAACGAGACTTATTCTTCGTCAGTTGCAACCCTCTGATGCACCTGCCATATTTCATTATTTCTCAAAGGATGAAGTAATGAAATATTATGACTTAGAAACGTTCACAGAACTAGAACAAGCAGAAAACATCATTTCTTTATTTAACGAACGCTTTTTGGAAAAGCAAGGGATTCGTTGGGGTATTACACACAAAGCCGACGATGTAGTGATTGGAACCTGCGGATATCATAATGTGAACAAAGAGCATTCAAAGGCAGAAATTGGATACGAGCTATCTCCTGAGTATTGGCAGCAGGGAATCATGTCTGAAGCAATTCAAGCGATTGTTGCTTTTGGTTTTTCTCAATGGAATTTGAATCGAATTGAAGCTTTTATTGACCCAGAGAACGAGGGATCAAGAAAACTTTTAACCAAAACGGGGCTCCGAGAAGAAGGTTTCCTGAAGGAATATTTTTTCGAAAAAGGCTGTTTTGTTGACGCTGTTATTTTTGCTATTTTGCGAAGCGAGTTTGACAATAAAAGATAA